One Callospermophilus lateralis isolate mCalLat2 chromosome 13, mCalLat2.hap1, whole genome shotgun sequence genomic window, agtcctctaccactaagctgtatcaccagtcctttttagtttttattttgagactgttaggtgcagggcaggctgaactaAGCTGTCCGCAGGACAGGCTAAAcaaatgttagctgcaggatAACCCATGCACTCAACCCCACATCTAGCCCCTGCCCCACCCCATCTTCCTGAAGGCAGATGACACTACCGTATGATCCAATCACCCTAtgtcaacaaggcagcttgcagatccAGAGaacccattagatttgggctataaaaaattccctcctgctgggcccctctctcttgctctctctgtctcCTTCACTTGCTCTTGAtctctcttctcttcctttcGCTCTCCCTCTCACTCTCCTCTCTTTGCTCTTCcccctctttcttctttctttccctaatctttctttctctttttctcctcctttgcactgctgcaataaagatctcttggtcgcttcaagtgttgtggtcactttcctttcagagacagggtctcactaagtcatcCAGGCTGATGTAGAACTTGTGATCTTACTGCCTGGGCATCTAGATCTCTGGGATGACAGATGTGGGTCACCGTACACTGCTTGTGGAGTTTATCTCTGATTTCAAATGTCTAAGTCGCCTGGTGTACTTGGATTATACCACTAACTTGATGACTGGGGCTAACTCACTTTTTCCTCTTGGGGCTTCAATCTCTTCACCTGCAAAATGAGGTGATTTGGCCTGGCATGGTGTGAatatctgtaatctcagtgacttgggaggctgaggctgtaagatggcaaatttgaggacagcgtgggcaacttagtgagaccctgtctcaaaaaccaaaaaccagaaaacaaaacaaaacaaaaaaaggcagggttggggatggagctcagtagtagagtgctcctaggttcaatctctagtactgttCAAAGAGAGGGGAtgtggcagggggtggggggtaaCTGGGTAGGATCATCTCTCAGGTCCTTCCAGTTTAAAGCCTCTGCCAGGAATAAACCATTTCAGTGGAGTCTCCCAACCTAAATACCTCCCAAACCAATTTTAGCTTCTCAGGTAAAATGTTGGTGTTCCCCTAAATGTGAGCCCTCAATGCCCCTCTCTTGGGGGCAACTACCTCTTTTCCTTCCACAGTGGAAAACAGGCAGAAGTTGCAGGCTGATGAGCTACGGAGAGAATATTACGAGGAACAAAGGAACGAATTTGAGAACTTTGTGGAGGAACAGAAGGATGGTAAGAGTTCTTGCTCATCTGCCATTTATGCCCTGTTTTCTGAGTCTTGACCTTTCATCTCTTGTCAATAGATAAATAGTAGAAAAGGCAAGAGGGCAAGTGACTCTAACCAAGTAATTAATGTACCATACCCCTGCCCTCAGGGCTCCTTTCTTCCCTCCAGCCTTGGTGGCTGCACCAGGGCTTCAGTAAGGAGTGGGTATGGATGAGATAGAGGAAGACTATGTCTCTAAGCCAATGCCTTCCACCAGTGGGATTTGACCTTGCTGTCTAGTGTCATCCACAGCATACATCTGTAGCAACACTTAATGAGGATCAAACCAGTAGGCCTGATTCTCATTATGtgctggtttctttcttttttggtcttTTTCAAACTTCAAGATTGAAATGGTCCTGAGAAAGCTCACTTAGTACCTCCTGGTGCATATGAGCTTGGACACAGGACCCCGGTTTGGGGTACTTTTGTTAGAGCCAGCTCTTTTGTTTTATCCTGACTCCTTGACTTTGATGGACAGAGGAAGTATTATCCTTTAAGGGCATCCTCCAGTGGAAAGACTACTGCCACCAGGACCCAAGGGCTACAGGCTGTGCTTATAGCCCTTCAGGTGGCATCTGGTTGAGCCCCACAAGCAGGTGTTGAGCTCAGATCCTAGCAAATcaaactttaaatttttattagttgttgatagacttttattttttttaatttatttatatgcagtgctgaacccagtgcctcacacatgccaggcaagtgcactatcactgaactccagccccagcccccaaatcaAACTTTTTTTGGGGAGGATACTGTGAAAAACTCAGGCTGTCCTAGCTTAGAGGCCAAtgcttgtttccttggtggacAGCTTGGGGAGAGCTGTCTTagttttaagaaatgaaaatatgatttttagtcatactactcatcataattttttttgtgtgtgtatttgtgtgtgtgatttttaaaaaagtttcaggTCCAAATCTCTAGCACATGGGTGGAaataatttgctgttttcttttttatgatgaattttgaaggAGGTTAGGTACCTATAGGATGATGTGTCTTTTTGGAGGATGCTAAGATCAGGGTCCTCAGGCGTCATCCACAGAGATTGAGAGGCCATTTTTAGAAGAGGCCACAGGTCTTTGGGAACTGAAGCTATAGAAGCTATTGGTGCACAACACTTGTTTTGCCAGGTACTATGCTGAACCATCTAACCACTACAAGCTTCATCTGAGACAGGACTTGTGAGTTTCATTTTAGAATTTGGAAAACAGGCttagaaaggacacatgaataCCCAAGGTGACATACTAACAGGCTAACTAACGTAACAGGAGCAGGTCTAGCCTGTTTGAGGATAAAGGTCTGAAAAAGGAGGAACTCTtctcaaaatttctttcttttccagaACAACTGTTGCTATGGCCTGGTTGCCTGGGGCCATGTTCAAAATCTCCATCTTTTGGGACCTTCTATGAGGCCTGTGACATTCCCCTTTCATAACCCTGGCTTTAGCTAGCTGTCTTATCTGACAAagccacatgttctgagaataattaaTAGCAGTTGAATGTTCAATCTTTTTCAAGGTATTTACTTCATAAAAGGGATAGCCATTCAATTTCTATGGCAAAATCACACTCTCAAAGAGGAGTTGGTCCACTGAGCTTGagcaatgtctgaaaggtctgaaGGCTAATGAATGAGTTCTAGTCCAGGAGTTCCAGTCTATCTTTGGGGTACCAAGTACCTAAGGATATTTTTCAAGGGGAGCACTTTCTCCAGGGTCCCATGAAAGGACCATGGTGCCTCAATGTGCAGTGGTAACAGTGCCCTTCCTCCTTGGTCCAGGCATATGGCTCTCACAGGTGCTAAGGAGCAGAGGGACATCCATTTTGTCCATACCACCAGTTTGTCCTATTAGCCCAAGGCCATAGAGAATGCCACTTTCATTAGCACCAGAATCAAGTTCATAAAATTTTTGGAGAAGTTCACATTTGAGACAATAGAGTCAAGgaagacatttaaaatttttaaacctGGACATCATCTTCTGTCAGTATTTCCATCCTCCCAATATTTTTTACAAAttcttttcttaaaaacaaaaacaaaaacaaaacaaacaactagcatggtggcacatgtctataatcccagtggctctagaggctgaggcaggaggatcacatgttcaaagctagcctcagcaatttagcaaggccctgtctcaaaggaaatgtaaaaaaggatggggatgtggctcagtggttaaatgccctgggttcaatccccagtaccgaaaacaaacaaacaaaaaacccaaaacaacctTGTGGTAAAATAGAGGTAAGGGAAAATTTGCCATTTAAACCATTGCTGAGTATACAGGATTGTGACATTTAGTACATTCATACTATTGTGCAACTATTACCACTGGTTCCAAATGGTTTCATTATTCCAAACAggaactctgtacccattaaataATAACTGGCCATTCTTCCTTCCCCCTAATCTTGGTAACCTCCATTATATTTTTTGTATCCATGAATTTTTCTGTtctagatatttcatataaatggaggaCACAGTATTTTGTCTCATTATGCATGGTCTATTTCATTTAGCACAATGTTTTCAAAGTTTATCCATGTTGTGACATGTAtccattcatttctttttatagctgaataatttctcttatgcATATTTACATACGTATTTGTTTATATATCCCCATAAataacacattttgtttatccattcatctgtgggtggacatttgggttgtttccacttttGAGTGACTGTAAATGTTGTTGCTGTGAGCATTCCTATATGTTCAAGTATCTGAGTCTCTGTTTTCAATTCTCTTGAGTATAAGTCTAGGAATAGAATTGCTGGATAATGTGGTAATTTTATTAACTTTTGGAGGAGTCTCACTCACCTTTTTCAAATATTGGATGTCTTATGATATCTGCCTGTGCCTTAAATGCAATTAATGGTAGCAGGCATGTTGAATTGGCACCAGGAGCCTAATTCTACAATTACACAAAGATGTTGTTTGGAAACATATCTCACCAAACACAAGTAAAATTACAGCTTTCTTAACTCATTAAAAACTTTCTTCATCCCTTTTCAGCCTTTTACTATGAAATACTTAAAACATATGGAAAGGATCAGGTTAATGAGCCCCATAGAGCCAGTTAAGTTTTCCCACTTTTAGTTCACCCATCCTTTTTCCAGTtagttttaaaaatggaaatttatCTTTGAAGCTTAGAAAATACAGAATGGTATAGAGGAGAAAAGCTGTAATAATTCTGTCATTCCAGATCCACAATAATTTGCATCCAGAAGCTTTTCAAGGCACAGTGCTTGGTCTCTGTGTTACCACATTGTTACTTTTAGTGCTTCAGTTGTCATCTCTTTGAGCCAGTGACTGCATAGGCTCTTCCCCATATAGGCAAAGAGTTCAGATGCCAGACACTGGTCTCAGTTCTGCCAGCAGCCAGCTGTGTGGCTCTGATCCACAACTGGAGGCCACTTGACTCACATTCTCAGGTCCCTTCCAGCTCTGATCTCAGAAGTCTCCAGGGCTCATAGGCACACTTGACTCATGTCACCTCAGGGTGGGCCATGTGGGCTGATGGCTGCTTGTTTTCAGGTCAGAGTCCCCTTCATCTTCATGTGACTTCATCTTTCCTCTCCAGAGCAGGAAGAGAGGAGCCGGGAGGCCGTGGAGCAGTGGCGACTGTGGCATTATGATGGGCTGTACCCTTCCTATCTCTACAACCACCACTGCATCTGACCCCATTCTGAAGCAACCCAGGAAGACAGAGCATGAAACACAGCTGCTCACCTGGGTGTACCAGCACCTCTTTCCACACAAATGTCCTAATAGGGACCTCAGCTTAGTGTGTGCTGTGGTCAACAACCCTGGTAAATACACATGCCTTTCATTCTGATGCATTAAATGTCCTGGCTTTTGCTTTTTTGTGGATGATTTTCCAAGGTGAGCAACCACTTGTGGCTCATCCTAATCCCTAATCTTCATTGGTTTCCCCTCACTTAGTCATTGTCCCCAAAGCAGATCTCCTGTCTGGttggacaggagaatcacaattaAGAGAGAAATTTTGTGCTTGCTTATAGCTTACAAATAAAAACTCTGACTTAACCATATGTATTATCATCTCAAGTCTCTAGttgagcaaggtatagacttgatCCCCACTCCCCCCAGTGACAAGGTTGCTGACTTGGTTGTTAGAAAGCTTGTCCTTGGGAGTATCAATCACTCCTCTATTATGTCTCAGTAGTTAGTCATGTAAGTGAAAAAAATACTAATACATTTGTTTTGGTAAAAGTCTTCAAAGGATTGCTGAGTCCAGGGACTTCCTTCTTCATCCCACCAAAGAGGGTTAAGGttcattcctgatttcttaattgcACCCTTCAGAAGCCAGAGTTACAATAAGGCCAGTTatataaacaaaatgagaaaccCTTGGTTGGCATCATCTCACTTTTCTTCATACTGTCCTATATTTGTTTCCCTCAGCTGCCAATAACAGAGTACCACAAACTAGGTGACTTGAATCAATggaaatttattctctcacagttctggagctgAAAAGTCTGGAACCTTGGTGTTGGCAGGGCCACGTTCCCTCCAGAGCTCTAGGGGTATCCTTCCTTGCTCTTCCTGCATCTGAGGGCACCAGGCATTCCTTGGCATATGGTGGCATGATGCCACCCCACCTCAGCATCATATGGCTGCCTCCCTGTGTGCTTTCACATCACCATCCCTCTCATGTATGTCTCATGTCTCTTCTtctaaggacaccagtcatattgaATCAAGGCTTCACTCTACTAACTTTGTCCTAACTTGATTAGGACCTAaaaaccctatttccaaataagatccCATTCACATGGACTGGAGGTTGGGACTTCAATGTATCTTTTGAGGGGCACACAATTCTATCCCTTCCTTTCCTCTCAACCACTTTGCTTTCTGGTCCCAGGCTCGTCACCCCTATTCCCATTGTTGCTCCCCACTGACATCCAGAAATTGCACACTAAGAATGGCAAGGAGTCAAAACAACTTAAGTGGGCTCTGGAAGATAAAGAGGACTCTAGGTGAAGAATAAGCACCCACTCTTCCCCAGATTTCCATCTCACCTGCTTTTGAGGTTGGGCTTCCAGGGCAATATAGGGTGATTTTATATAAGGGTTGCTGTGAGGAAATTTTACCTTCATGGTGGCAAAATATTCCACCAGAGCTAAGGTGATCTATCAGGTTAGGagactttgtaacaaatgcatgtatttttaagttagtttttaaaaaagagtataaAGTCTTTTAAAAAGCTCCAATTATTAAGTCATTATGTGCCAGATTACCTCATATTTACCAATCAGTGCTATTATTTTCTTCCCACAAACTCCAAGCAAGAGCTAATATGACCTTGGGAAGATGAGATGGGCAGTGGACAAACTCTCATACTAAATATAGTTTTATCTTTTTTCAGTGCCGGGGACTGAATCTTGGGCCTTGGTCATGCTAAAcacatgctctatcactgagctctaCCCCGAGTCCTATCATTAAATGCTGTTTGTTGTGCAGAAAGATAGAAGGAACTCTAGGGTTCACAATTTGGAAACTAGAGCTTGAGGACAAGTCAAGTCTCAGCATAAGAAAGGGCAAACGGCACTATTTTTAGTGGCATAACTAAGGAGAATATTTTGAGTTAGTCTTCTTTACCTGTGGCCCAGGTGTACCTTCCAGATACTTCTCTGTTGGACAACAGGTGCTCAGGAATTATCTGTGCTCCTGTTTTCCCTCTAAGGTCTATTTGATATTTATACCATTAGTGGCGGTACTGGGGGGTGAATCTTTGCTCCCTCCACATGTCATTGAACAGGCTAGACTTTGTTCACCCATTTCTTCATTGGTAAGATAGATGAAATGTGAGTTGCAACTTTTATGCATTTCAAACTGGCTGCATCAAACTTCCCTGTGAAGAGATTAGGTGCTTACTATCACTGGGACATCTTTGCTAGTCTTTTTATAAAGCAAGCAAATTGAGAATATTTGTAGAAAATTCATGGTTGGGGGCCCTTGAATTATTAACTATTTATGGATCCCCTTGGACCACTGCTGTTAGATTTAATCAAGTCAGACCTAAACAGGTGACTAGCGCTCACTCCTCTGCATGATCTGTGTATTTCTACCCTAACACCTTTGGACCTGGTGCAACAGAAAGTTTGTTTAGGAATTATAGTTGCTATAGTTTGGAGTTGGAAAGTCCACAAAAAGCCCATGTGGTAAAGGACATGTCCTCAGATTGGTGCTATTGGAAGATGGTGAGGCCCAGTGGGAGATCTTCAGTTGTGAACGTGTCCTTGAAGGGGATTATGGGATCCTAgtcccttcctcttcctttcaCTTTACAGCTACAATGTAggcagttttgctctattgcatgTCTGCCATGGTGTGCTCCTTGCCCAAAACAATGGGGCCAATGGACTGAAACATGACTGTGAGCCAACATAACCTTTTTCTCCTTATAAGTtgcttatctcaggtatttgttatagagATGGGAAACTGACTGACACCTAATTTCTCTCTACCCTCCCGGAGAGTGTCATTCTGGAAGAAActgatataaaataa contains:
- the LOC143379622 gene encoding putative cartilage matrix-associated protein isoform X2 — protein: MSWRQVLLLSCLSAVVLLSSVKPKIFMQESDASNFLKRRSKRSPKSRDEVNVENRQKLQADELRREYYEEQRNEFENFVEEQKDEQEERSREAVEQWRLWHYDGLYPSYLYNHHCI